A stretch of the Candidatus Methylomirabilota bacterium genome encodes the following:
- a CDS encoding hydantoinase B/oxoprolinase family protein, producing MATRELSDPILLELIKNALDTIVDEMAIALVRTAYSNNLKNAMDMSCALCDAEGRLIAQGLTLPLHLGSIPDAMARVRQKFAGRTHPGDVFILNDPYEGGTHLPDFYIFKPIFLESARLGRRGPSPATSCSSQDLDDRLVGWSVSIGHQLDVGGKTPGGNGCDATEIFQEGLRIPAIKLYTAEGPVEAVFELIDRNVRVPRQVLGDVRSQVAACLTGERAYLKLLAQHGPERFQTCTRTLLAQAERLARTAIAKMPDGTYEFTDWIDDDGIDPDPIPLKVALTVEGDRMIADFTGSAPQVRGGINSPLPFTKSAVYATVRHLIGGDPPNNEGYFRPIEVIAPPGTIVNPVMPAAVAARGLTGFRLANALFGALAQIAPDRVFACEVGGDTGVSFGGYDRERRPFVFLEFLFGSWGGRPAKDGVDACSSSVVNFSNNPIEVIESEYPLRIERYGYVPDSGGAGKHRGGLAVVRQYRFLEATGTLQLRTDRRRFLPYGLAGGRAGTPSDNILNPDTDPRQLPSKCTLEIREGDVFRHLLAGAGGWGDPLARDPALVLKDVREEKLTADYARREYGVVIDVAEGKVLAEETARLRAKLGVQTASASSSTGHP from the coding sequence GCGCTGGACACCATCGTGGACGAGATGGCCATCGCGCTCGTGCGCACCGCGTACTCGAACAACCTCAAGAACGCCATGGACATGTCCTGCGCGCTCTGCGACGCGGAGGGGCGGCTCATCGCCCAGGGGCTGACCCTGCCCCTTCACCTGGGCTCCATCCCGGACGCCATGGCCCGCGTGCGCCAGAAGTTCGCGGGGCGGACGCATCCGGGCGATGTCTTCATCCTGAACGATCCTTACGAGGGCGGCACCCATCTGCCGGACTTTTACATCTTCAAGCCGATCTTCTTGGAATCCGCTCGCCTCGGACGGCGGGGCCCCAGCCCCGCGACGTCCTGCAGCTCGCAAGACTTGGACGACCGTCTCGTCGGCTGGTCGGTCAGCATCGGCCATCAGCTCGACGTGGGCGGCAAGACTCCCGGCGGCAATGGCTGTGACGCCACCGAGATCTTTCAGGAAGGGCTGCGGATCCCCGCCATCAAGCTCTACACGGCGGAGGGGCCGGTGGAGGCGGTGTTCGAGCTCATCGACCGAAACGTGCGCGTGCCGCGTCAGGTGCTGGGAGACGTGCGCTCCCAGGTGGCCGCCTGCCTCACCGGCGAGCGCGCCTATCTCAAGTTGCTCGCCCAGCACGGCCCCGAGCGCTTCCAGACCTGTACCAGGACGCTGCTCGCGCAGGCCGAGCGGCTCGCGCGGACGGCCATCGCCAAGATGCCCGATGGCACCTACGAGTTCACCGACTGGATCGACGACGATGGCATTGATCCCGATCCCATTCCCCTCAAGGTCGCCCTCACCGTCGAGGGCGATCGAATGATCGCGGACTTCACCGGCTCGGCGCCCCAGGTGCGGGGCGGCATCAACTCGCCGCTGCCCTTCACCAAGTCCGCCGTGTACGCGACGGTGCGCCACCTGATCGGCGGCGACCCGCCGAACAACGAGGGCTACTTCCGCCCCATCGAGGTCATCGCCCCGCCCGGCACCATCGTCAACCCGGTCATGCCGGCCGCGGTGGCCGCGCGCGGCTTGACGGGGTTCCGGCTCGCCAATGCGCTCTTCGGCGCCCTCGCCCAGATCGCGCCCGATCGTGTGTTCGCCTGCGAGGTGGGCGGAGACACCGGGGTCAGCTTCGGCGGCTACGACCGCGAGCGGCGCCCGTTCGTCTTCCTGGAATTTCTCTTCGGCTCCTGGGGCGGGCGTCCCGCCAAGGACGGCGTCGACGCCTGCAGCTCGAGCGTGGTCAACTTCTCGAACAACCCCATCGAGGTGATCGAGTCCGAGTATCCGCTCCGTATCGAGCGCTATGGGTATGTGCCGGACTCGGGCGGGGCCGGCAAGCATCGCGGCGGCCTGGCCGTTGTCCGCCAGTATCGCTTCCTGGAGGCGACGGGCACGCTCCAGCTCCGGACCGATCGCCGGCGCTTTCTGCCCTATGGCCTCGCGGGAGGTCGGGCGGGCACGCCCTCCGACAATATCCTCAATCCTGATACCGACCCGCGCCAGCTGCCGAGCAAGTGCACGCTGGAGATCCGCGAGGGCGATGTCTTCCGCCATCTCCTCGCCGGGGCGGGCGGATGGGGCGATCCGCTCGCCCGCGATCCCGCCCTCGTGCTCAAGGACGTGCGGGAGGAGAAGCTGACCGCCGACTATGCGCGACGGGAGTACGGGGTGGTGATCGATGTCGCCGAGGGGAAAGTTCTGGCCGAGGAAACGGCGAGACTCAGGGCCAAGCTGGGCGTGCAGACGGCCTCGGCCTCGTCCTCGACAGGCCATCCTTGA
- a CDS encoding VOC family protein: MIKLARIGHVALRVADVERSRKFYSTLLGFEVVEEDPEHGGVFMALEGLSHTIDLFPVPDDQPAPAPPPGAVGVRHVAFLVDSEQALKDAYLTLQANDVTIVRAVDHVSQKSLYFHDPDGNLLEIYYELPHARELFRQGRGDRDAPLVFEA; encoded by the coding sequence ATGATCAAGCTTGCGCGAATCGGTCACGTGGCGCTGCGGGTGGCTGACGTCGAGCGCTCCCGGAAGTTCTACTCCACCCTGCTCGGCTTCGAGGTCGTCGAGGAGGACCCCGAGCACGGGGGCGTGTTCATGGCGCTCGAGGGACTGAGCCACACCATCGACCTCTTCCCGGTCCCCGATGACCAGCCCGCGCCGGCGCCCCCGCCCGGCGCGGTGGGCGTCCGCCACGTCGCGTTCCTCGTCGACAGCGAGCAGGCGCTCAAAGACGCCTATCTCACGCTCCAGGCGAACGATGTCACGATAGTCCGGGCGGTGGATCACGTCAGCCAGAAGAGCCTCTACTTCCACGATCCGGACGGCAACCTGCTCGAGATCTACTACGAGCTGCCCCACGCCCGGGAGCTGTTCCGCCAGGGCCGCGGCGATCGCGACGCCCCGCTGGTCTTCGAGGCCTGA